The Geoanaerobacter pelophilus genome includes a region encoding these proteins:
- a CDS encoding efflux RND transporter periplasmic adaptor subunit, which yields MTKKGIIIGVILAVAIGGGLYYRNLQSSGNEVHAEHKEAGHKEEKGGHEAAGEHKGEKEGHEGHAEHGEAGCIKMTAEVQKQNGVVVVPAKKQRLAGVISVTGKVEANADRIAHVSPRISGKVVSVKSSLGDAVSAGQALATLDSVELGEALNRYHQSKTKLALAQSNMDRIKNLVEKKIAARKDILQAETDYKTSQTELHTDEERLSLYGVASSDLKGEGRKKPLLPVRSPIGGIITEKHAIVGELADPSKSLYTVADLTSVWVMVDINEKDLAKVHRGQAATVRVGAFPDLKLKGRITYIADLVNEASRTVKARVEVANPGRKLKPEMFATVELTLAADAPPVVAVPEDAVQDLDGKKVVFVAEGDAEFAARQIEPGRMASGMVEIVSGLQEGERYAVKGAFILKSELKKGEVVGDTCGSEKK from the coding sequence GTGACAAAAAAGGGAATCATTATCGGAGTTATCCTGGCTGTAGCCATTGGCGGTGGCCTTTATTATCGCAATCTTCAGTCTTCTGGCAACGAAGTGCATGCGGAACATAAGGAGGCCGGCCACAAGGAAGAAAAGGGCGGCCATGAAGCAGCCGGGGAGCATAAAGGCGAGAAGGAGGGGCATGAAGGCCACGCCGAGCATGGCGAGGCGGGGTGCATCAAGATGACTGCCGAGGTGCAGAAGCAGAACGGCGTGGTGGTCGTTCCGGCAAAAAAACAGAGGCTGGCAGGCGTCATCAGCGTTACCGGCAAGGTGGAGGCCAATGCCGACCGGATCGCCCATGTCTCGCCGCGCATCAGCGGCAAAGTCGTCAGCGTCAAGTCATCGTTGGGCGACGCCGTTTCAGCCGGGCAGGCACTGGCGACCCTGGATAGCGTCGAGCTGGGGGAAGCGCTCAACCGTTACCACCAGTCAAAGACCAAGCTTGCCCTGGCTCAGTCCAACATGGACCGGATCAAGAATCTGGTGGAGAAAAAAATTGCGGCCCGCAAGGACATCCTCCAGGCGGAAACCGATTACAAAACCAGCCAGACCGAACTGCACACCGACGAAGAACGGTTGTCCCTCTATGGTGTTGCCAGTTCTGACCTGAAGGGAGAAGGCCGCAAAAAGCCGCTCCTGCCGGTCCGGTCACCCATCGGCGGCATCATCACCGAAAAACACGCCATTGTCGGCGAGCTTGCCGATCCCTCCAAGAGCCTCTATACCGTGGCTGATCTCACCTCGGTCTGGGTCATGGTTGATATCAACGAAAAAGATCTGGCCAAGGTGCATCGCGGCCAGGCGGCAACCGTCAGGGTCGGCGCCTTTCCCGATCTTAAACTGAAAGGGCGCATCACCTACATTGCCGATCTGGTCAACGAGGCCAGCCGCACGGTCAAGGCACGGGTCGAGGTTGCTAATCCGGGACGCAAATTGAAACCGGAGATGTTCGCTACCGTGGAACTGACGCTGGCAGCTGACGCGCCGCCGGTGGTGGCTGTTCCCGAAGATGCCGTGCAGGATCTGGATGGCAAGAAGGTGGTCTTTGTCGCGGAAGGAGACGCTGAGTTTGCGGCACGCCAGATTGAGCCGGGCCGGATGGCAAGCGGCATGGTGGAGATTGTTTCCGGCCTGCAGGAGGGAGAGCGCTATGCGGTCAAGGGAGCGTTCATTCTTAAATCGGAACTGAAGAAGGGTGAAGTTGTCGGTGATACCTGCGGGAGTGAGAAAAAATGA
- a CDS encoding efflux RND transporter permease subunit, with protein sequence MLEKLIAYTLRQKGMIIFLSLLIIVFGLYSYLRLPIDAFPDVTNIQVEVVSHADGLSALEIERNVTYPIEMAMRGLPDIEQMRSVTKFGLSIVTIVFKDDVDIYFARQLVFERLAEAREKVPKGVEVAMGPIGTAMGEIYQYTLEGKMPQDPQQKLAYLTNLRTIQEWIVTPQLKSVAGVNEINSFGGYFKQYQVLVSPEKLLKYAVTVDDVYTAIGSNNENVGGNLLERGTDQYIVRGVGLIKDVSDIENIVLKSAGGTPTFIRDVAQVKVGEAVRMGAAMKDGKDECVGGIVMMLRGENSRDVVARVAAKVKEMNENNVLPEGIKLVPYYDRSDIVRASVATVNKALLEGSILVLIILYLLLNSFRGSIVVLIALPLSLLATFIVMKLVGITANLMSLGGLAISIGMIIDTTIIQVENVQRHLSEEGGRHPKLLTVLKAVMEVRKPSIFGELIIALTFIPILSLEGIEGKMFSPLAITVAIALLASLFLSVFVIPVLCIMFLKPHPEKESFIMKHASRLYLPLLEYAMNTKGVVLSVAGILLVASLFLVTRLGTEFIPIMDEGSFDMDVAMLPGVSLAKAMEVNQMAAARLKQFPELDTIVGRTGQTGVALDTRGSDKTGYVGIFKPKSEWKRDISKEELTNEMRKSLESVAGITFGFSQPIQCRIDELVAGTRAQLILKLFGEDIGVLSEKSAEIARVLSTVKGGTDLNAEKVTGQPYLTVNIDRSRIARYGLNISDVQKVIEIAVAGKAASQLFEENRSFDISVRLPEEKRNSLEAIKNLMITTKTGINVPLEQLAEVKMIEGPAQISRQDGVRRIGIEMNITGRDIGSFVAEARQKIKEQVKLPPGYYLTWGGQFENQQRAMNKLMIIGPVAIGMILLLLYVTFRSIRLALLVISNLPFALIGGVFALFISGQYLSVPASVGFVVLFGVAVLNGLVLVSRISQLRDEGLELQEAIRKGSLDRLRPVMMTASIAIFSLIPMLLAGGAGSEIQKPLATVVVGGLVTSTLLTLLIIPSVYSWFEKREPEAEM encoded by the coding sequence ATGCTAGAAAAACTGATTGCCTATACCTTACGGCAGAAAGGGATGATCATATTCCTGTCGCTGCTGATTATCGTATTCGGATTGTATTCCTATCTACGGCTGCCGATAGATGCCTTTCCGGATGTCACCAACATCCAGGTTGAAGTCGTTAGCCACGCCGATGGTCTGTCCGCCTTAGAGATCGAACGCAACGTGACCTATCCGATCGAGATGGCCATGCGCGGCCTGCCGGATATCGAACAGATGCGGTCGGTCACCAAGTTCGGCCTGTCGATTGTCACCATTGTTTTCAAGGATGACGTCGATATTTATTTTGCGCGGCAACTGGTGTTCGAGCGTTTGGCAGAGGCGCGGGAGAAGGTTCCCAAGGGGGTCGAAGTCGCCATGGGGCCGATCGGCACTGCCATGGGGGAGATCTACCAATACACGCTCGAAGGCAAGATGCCGCAAGATCCGCAACAAAAGCTGGCCTACCTCACCAACCTGCGCACCATTCAGGAGTGGATCGTCACCCCGCAGTTGAAGAGCGTTGCCGGGGTCAATGAGATCAACTCCTTTGGCGGCTATTTCAAGCAGTATCAGGTGCTGGTGTCCCCGGAAAAACTGCTGAAATATGCCGTTACCGTGGATGACGTCTACACCGCCATCGGTAGCAACAACGAGAACGTCGGCGGCAACCTGCTGGAACGGGGCACTGACCAGTACATCGTCCGCGGGGTCGGGCTGATCAAGGATGTCAGCGACATTGAAAATATTGTACTGAAATCTGCCGGCGGCACTCCGACCTTTATCCGGGACGTGGCCCAGGTGAAGGTCGGCGAGGCCGTGCGGATGGGTGCGGCCATGAAGGATGGCAAGGATGAGTGTGTCGGCGGCATTGTCATGATGCTGCGCGGCGAGAACAGCCGCGACGTCGTAGCCCGGGTTGCGGCTAAAGTGAAGGAGATGAATGAAAACAATGTCCTGCCCGAGGGGATCAAGCTCGTTCCCTATTACGACCGGAGCGACATTGTAAGAGCGAGCGTTGCCACGGTCAACAAGGCGTTGCTCGAAGGCTCCATCCTGGTGCTGATCATCCTCTATCTCCTGCTGAACAGCTTCCGGGGAAGCATTGTAGTGCTCATCGCCTTGCCTCTGTCGCTGCTCGCGACCTTTATCGTCATGAAGCTGGTCGGCATAACCGCAAACCTGATGTCCCTGGGCGGCCTGGCCATCTCCATCGGCATGATCATCGACACGACCATCATCCAGGTGGAAAACGTCCAGCGCCATTTGAGCGAGGAGGGGGGACGGCACCCCAAATTACTGACCGTGCTGAAAGCAGTCATGGAGGTCAGAAAACCGAGTATCTTCGGCGAGCTGATCATCGCCCTGACCTTTATCCCGATCCTTTCCCTGGAGGGGATCGAAGGGAAGATGTTCTCCCCGCTGGCCATAACCGTGGCGATCGCGCTGCTGGCCTCGCTATTCCTGTCGGTATTCGTCATCCCGGTGCTCTGCATCATGTTTCTGAAACCGCACCCGGAAAAAGAGAGCTTCATCATGAAGCATGCCAGCAGGCTCTATCTGCCTCTGCTCGAATATGCCATGAACACCAAGGGTGTGGTGCTGAGTGTTGCCGGTATTCTCCTGGTTGCCTCGCTCTTTCTGGTAACGCGGCTGGGAACGGAATTCATCCCGATCATGGATGAAGGCTCATTCGACATGGATGTTGCCATGCTTCCCGGCGTTTCCCTGGCAAAGGCCATGGAGGTAAACCAGATGGCCGCTGCCAGGCTCAAGCAGTTTCCGGAACTGGATACTATCGTGGGGCGGACCGGGCAGACCGGGGTCGCCCTGGATACCAGGGGGTCGGACAAGACCGGCTATGTGGGGATCTTCAAGCCGAAGAGCGAATGGAAACGGGACATCTCGAAAGAAGAGCTGACCAATGAGATGCGCAAGTCCCTGGAATCGGTTGCCGGGATCACCTTCGGTTTCAGCCAGCCGATCCAATGCCGGATCGATGAACTGGTTGCCGGTACCCGGGCCCAGCTGATCCTCAAGCTGTTTGGTGAGGATATCGGTGTCCTCAGTGAAAAATCGGCCGAGATTGCCAGGGTGCTGTCCACGGTCAAGGGCGGGACCGATCTTAATGCGGAAAAAGTCACCGGACAACCATACCTGACTGTCAACATCGACCGGTCGCGAATTGCCCGCTATGGCCTCAATATCAGCGATGTCCAGAAGGTGATCGAAATCGCCGTTGCCGGTAAAGCGGCATCACAGCTGTTTGAGGAAAACCGGAGTTTTGATATCTCGGTCCGGTTGCCGGAAGAGAAAAGGAATTCCCTGGAGGCGATCAAAAACCTGATGATCACCACAAAAACCGGAATCAACGTGCCGCTCGAACAGCTGGCAGAGGTGAAGATGATCGAGGGGCCGGCCCAGATCAGCCGTCAGGATGGCGTGAGAAGGATCGGCATCGAGATGAACATTACCGGCCGGGATATCGGCAGTTTCGTCGCTGAGGCCAGGCAGAAGATCAAGGAACAGGTCAAACTGCCGCCAGGTTATTATCTCACCTGGGGCGGCCAGTTTGAGAATCAGCAGCGGGCCATGAACAAGCTGATGATCATTGGGCCGGTGGCCATCGGGATGATCCTGTTATTGCTCTATGTCACCTTCAGGTCGATCCGGCTGGCGCTGCTGGTCATTTCCAACCTGCCGTTTGCCCTGATCGGTGGGGTCTTTGCGCTCTTCATCTCCGGGCAATACCTCTCGGTTCCGGCATCGGTCGGGTTTGTGGTCCTGTTCGGCGTTGCCGTGCTGAACGGGCTGGTATTGGTGTCGCGGATCTCGCAGCTGCGCGACGAAGGGCTTGAACTGCAGGAGGCGATCAGGAAAGGGAGCCTGGACCGCTTGCGTCCGGTAATGATGACCGCATCGATCGCAATCTTCAGTCTGATCCCGATGCTGCTTGCCGGTGGAGCCGGGTCTGAAATCCAGAAGCCGCTGGCAACTGTTGTTGTCGGTGGTTTGGTGACTTCAACCCTGCTTACGCTGCTGATCATTCCGTCGGTGTACAGCTGGTTTGAAAAGAGAGAGCCTGAAGCAGAGATGTAG
- a CDS encoding P-II family nitrogen regulator — protein MKEIKAIIRPAKLLEVTEELQSIAGLPGVTVSEIRGFGKSRAKGAKDKVMYEMVEFIPRIQLEVVVDDAMVDAVVNVIQKYAHTGNTGDGKIFVSTIDDIIKIRTNERGRDAL, from the coding sequence ATGAAAGAGATCAAGGCAATAATACGGCCGGCCAAATTACTGGAGGTAACCGAAGAACTGCAGAGCATTGCCGGCCTGCCGGGAGTGACCGTGTCGGAAATCAGGGGCTTCGGCAAAAGCAGGGCCAAGGGTGCAAAAGACAAAGTCATGTATGAGATGGTGGAATTCATTCCGCGGATTCAACTGGAAGTCGTGGTCGATGACGCGATGGTTGATGCTGTTGTCAATGTCATCCAGAAATACGCCCATACCGGCAATACCGGTGACGGGAAAATATTCGTCTCGACGATTGATGACATAATAAAGATCAGAACCAATGAGCGGGGGCGAGATGCTCTTTAG
- the lpxC gene encoding UDP-3-O-acyl-N-acetylglucosamine deacetylase: MIKRQTTINRIFKITGIGLHSGRNVTLEFLPRREAGIAFIANGCMIPARYDHVADTRLSTQIASENASISTIEHLMAAFYFAGVTNCLVYIDGPEIPILDGSAWEFYHEMWRAGVYEFPDSGVYLKVLKPVEARNNDAWIRVKPLNTLDITMSIDFREPVGKQKKRVTDVENAFSIINSRTFGFLEELEAIQRAGLAKGASLDNAVAIGEDSIVNPDGLRYKKELVNHKILDCIGDLYTSGYRLLGKVEAFKTGHYLNNLLLREIFSSPDNYAIY, from the coding sequence ATGATAAAGCGCCAGACAACAATCAACAGGATCTTTAAGATCACCGGAATCGGCCTGCACAGCGGCAGAAATGTCACCCTTGAGTTCCTGCCGCGACGCGAGGCCGGGATAGCTTTTATTGCTAACGGCTGCATGATTCCGGCGCGCTACGATCATGTGGCTGATACTCGGCTCTCCACCCAGATTGCCAGCGAAAACGCTTCTATCTCCACCATCGAGCATCTGATGGCTGCCTTTTATTTCGCAGGTGTTACCAACTGTCTGGTGTACATCGATGGCCCGGAGATCCCGATTCTCGATGGCTCGGCCTGGGAGTTCTACCATGAAATGTGGCGGGCCGGGGTCTATGAATTCCCGGATTCCGGGGTTTATCTCAAGGTGCTCAAGCCGGTGGAGGCGCGCAATAACGACGCCTGGATTCGGGTCAAGCCGCTCAATACCCTGGATATAACGATGTCCATTGATTTCAGGGAGCCTGTCGGCAAGCAGAAGAAGCGGGTGACCGATGTCGAGAACGCCTTTTCCATCATAAACTCGCGCACCTTTGGCTTTTTAGAAGAGCTTGAGGCGATCCAGAGAGCCGGTCTGGCAAAGGGGGCATCCCTTGACAATGCCGTGGCCATTGGCGAGGACAGCATCGTAAATCCCGATGGTCTGCGCTACAAAAAGGAACTGGTCAACCACAAGATACTGGACTGCATCGGCGATCTCTACACCAGCGGTTATCGGCTTCTCGGCAAGGTCGAGGCGTTCAAGACCGGCCATTACCTGAACAACCTGCTACTCCGCGAAATCTTCTCTTCTCCGGACAACTACGCAATTTATTGA
- a CDS encoding HNH endonuclease codes for MSFTIEVTEQQIRREKDKARELRKSRWWQNIVAKGVCHWCGGSFPKEELTMDHVVPITRGGLSSRGNLVPACKECNSRKKYLLPMEWEEYLNSVKDEK; via the coding sequence TTGTCTTTTACCATTGAAGTGACTGAACAGCAGATCCGCCGGGAAAAGGACAAGGCCCGAGAGCTGCGGAAAAGCCGCTGGTGGCAGAATATCGTTGCCAAGGGGGTCTGTCACTGGTGCGGTGGGAGCTTCCCCAAAGAGGAGCTTACCATGGACCACGTGGTGCCCATTACGCGTGGAGGGCTGAGCAGCCGTGGCAACCTGGTGCCTGCCTGCAAAGAGTGCAACAGCCGGAAGAAGTACCTGCTGCCGATGGAGTGGGAGGAATATCTGAACAGTGTCAAGGATGAGAAGTGA
- a CDS encoding HAD family hydrolase, with product MNGSAKTKSCKAVIYDCDGVMFDSFDANLRFYQRIMEIMGRQPLDTADEEHMRVLHTYANREVLAYFFPEPAGFQAAVAAAASIDYLELVPFMIMEDGFRETLDSLSGRVELAVCTNRSTSMDMVLESFGLARYFGCVMTASKVANPKPHPEPLLKVLDHYGIAPSEALFVGDSEVDQLAARAAQVPFIAYKADHQAFARINNHRDILQLL from the coding sequence GTGAACGGTAGCGCAAAAACAAAATCCTGCAAGGCGGTTATTTACGACTGTGACGGCGTCATGTTCGACTCTTTCGACGCCAACCTCCGTTTTTACCAGCGGATCATGGAAATCATGGGGCGTCAGCCGCTGGATACCGCAGATGAAGAGCATATGCGGGTGTTGCACACCTATGCCAACCGGGAGGTGCTCGCCTATTTTTTCCCGGAGCCGGCCGGGTTCCAGGCCGCAGTTGCTGCGGCAGCGTCGATCGATTACCTGGAGCTGGTGCCGTTCATGATCATGGAAGACGGTTTCCGCGAGACCCTCGATAGCCTCAGTGGCAGGGTTGAGCTTGCAGTCTGTACCAACCGCTCCACCTCGATGGACATGGTACTGGAGTCGTTCGGCCTTGCCCGATATTTCGGCTGTGTCATGACAGCCAGCAAGGTTGCCAATCCCAAGCCCCACCCGGAGCCGTTACTCAAGGTGCTTGACCATTATGGCATTGCTCCGTCTGAGGCGCTGTTTGTCGGTGATTCCGAGGTGGACCAGCTCGCGGCCAGAGCCGCACAAGTGCCCTTTATCGCCTACAAGGCCGACCATCAGGCTTTTGCCCGCATCAATAACCACCGTGACATTCTGCAGCTTCTTTAA
- a CDS encoding transglutaminase-like domain-containing protein: MQRVLIVLCAIALAFCCGFYAADRRSKPSDVSFHNMIVDPPKSLTVLITPKDKRVRKLAAQLKTPENAFSYVRDRIANDPSLPVTSAGEILSEGRASCIGKAVLLCSLYRAMGIPAKSVRVVTGEVDDPNAIIDHAWVETELGGVCIQQDASNLLGLFMFDQFKDLLYTRTFIRREGFAFNDKSFAIVSRLNMLKGFGHPAVP; the protein is encoded by the coding sequence ATGCAAAGAGTCTTGATAGTGCTGTGTGCAATCGCGCTTGCCTTCTGTTGCGGCTTTTATGCTGCTGACCGGCGCAGTAAACCCTCGGATGTTTCCTTCCATAACATGATCGTCGATCCCCCCAAGTCCCTGACAGTGTTGATTACCCCGAAAGACAAGCGGGTCCGGAAGCTTGCGGCCCAACTAAAGACCCCGGAAAACGCCTTCTCGTATGTGCGCGACCGGATCGCCAATGACCCTTCGCTGCCGGTCACCTCCGCCGGGGAGATCCTGTCCGAAGGGCGGGCCAGTTGTATCGGCAAGGCGGTGCTGCTCTGTTCACTGTATCGTGCCATGGGGATTCCGGCTAAATCGGTCCGGGTGGTTACCGGCGAGGTGGATGATCCGAATGCCATCATCGACCATGCCTGGGTCGAGACCGAGCTGGGAGGGGTCTGTATCCAGCAGGATGCTTCCAACCTGCTGGGGCTGTTCATGTTCGATCAGTTCAAGGATCTTCTCTATACCCGCACCTTCATCCGCCGCGAGGGTTTTGCCTTCAACGACAAGTCGTTTGCCATCGTATCCCGGCTGAACATGTTGAAAGGTTTCGGCCACCCGGCAGTGCCGTAA
- a CDS encoding macro domain-containing protein: MKISMELIVVTGDLLDQKVEAIINPWNRNLIPWWLLIPKGVSGAIKRRAGFGPFIELRRAGTLALGASVVTSAGRLPFKAIIHVAGIGHNWCSSEKSIRSSVKSALDDARSRGFASVALPLIGAGTGGGSEESVQKLIEDECRHSNYGGKIVIVRYKPLPWASGDCYCSLWESAPDTLEKKGIPKGYCGLCDVCGAPGHLRHFPGSAPFTGGWCKKHYYRAMFLHPMGTIGTLVWVAGILAIIIFVKRLLG; this comes from the coding sequence ATGAAAATATCAATGGAATTGATTGTGGTGACAGGCGATTTATTGGATCAAAAGGTAGAAGCAATAATTAATCCATGGAACCGCAATCTCATTCCTTGGTGGCTTCTTATACCGAAAGGTGTCTCAGGTGCAATAAAGAGAAGAGCCGGTTTCGGGCCATTCATTGAACTTAGGCGAGCCGGGACTCTCGCTCTAGGCGCTTCTGTCGTTACCTCTGCAGGGCGACTGCCATTCAAAGCGATTATCCACGTGGCAGGTATAGGTCATAATTGGTGTTCATCAGAGAAGTCAATTCGATCTTCAGTAAAATCCGCTCTTGACGATGCCAGAAGTCGAGGTTTTGCGTCCGTGGCACTACCTCTGATCGGTGCCGGCACCGGTGGTGGATCTGAGGAAAGCGTTCAGAAACTGATAGAAGACGAGTGCCGTCACTCGAATTATGGTGGGAAAATCGTGATTGTTCGCTACAAGCCATTGCCATGGGCAAGCGGTGACTGTTATTGCAGTTTGTGGGAGAGTGCCCCGGATACTCTCGAAAAAAAGGGGATTCCCAAAGGGTATTGTGGATTATGCGATGTGTGCGGAGCGCCTGGCCATCTGCGGCATTTCCCCGGGTCGGCACCATTCACAGGTGGGTGGTGCAAGAAACACTATTACCGTGCCATGTTTCTGCATCCAATGGGCACTATCGGAACACTTGTCTGGGTAGCAGGGATACTCGCCATCATAATTTTTGTCAAACGCCTCCTTGGCTAG
- the pfkA gene encoding 6-phosphofructokinase: protein MKKIGILTSGGDCSGMNACIRSAVRTAIRMNIEIVGFRKGYLGLMKGDCIPLDTKAVSGILHRGGTFLQSARSQEFKTPEGRQLAMDNLKALGIEGLVILGGDGSLTGALELSKMGLPVVGIPASIDNDIPFTDMALGVDTALNNILYAVDCIKDTASSHARAFVIEVMGRHSGYLASIAAIATGAEFALVPEREVDLSEICQQLRVRYEEGRDNAIIILAEGAGKAQDIADAVKDAIGFETRVTVLGHYQRGGAPTVFDRLLASRFGKKAVELLVAGQNGMMVGLSCNTVLAVPIEDVIKGEKRPQDEMLRLAEVLGI, encoded by the coding sequence ATGAAAAAAATCGGGATACTGACCAGCGGTGGCGACTGTTCCGGGATGAATGCCTGCATCAGGAGCGCAGTGCGCACCGCCATCCGGATGAATATCGAGATTGTCGGATTTCGCAAAGGATATCTTGGCCTCATGAAAGGGGACTGCATCCCGCTTGACACCAAGGCGGTTTCCGGCATCCTGCATCGTGGTGGCACCTTTCTCCAATCGGCACGCTCACAGGAATTCAAGACGCCCGAAGGACGGCAGTTGGCCATGGATAACTTAAAGGCCCTGGGGATCGAAGGGCTGGTAATACTGGGCGGCGACGGATCACTTACCGGCGCCCTGGAGCTGAGCAAAATGGGACTCCCGGTGGTCGGCATTCCGGCGAGCATCGACAACGATATCCCGTTTACCGACATGGCCCTGGGCGTTGATACCGCCCTCAACAATATCCTCTACGCCGTTGACTGCATCAAGGACACTGCCAGCTCGCACGCTCGGGCCTTTGTCATCGAAGTCATGGGGCGCCACTCAGGCTACCTGGCAAGCATTGCCGCCATAGCAACCGGGGCCGAGTTTGCGCTGGTCCCGGAACGAGAGGTCGATCTTTCGGAAATCTGCCAGCAACTCCGCGTCAGATATGAAGAAGGGCGCGACAACGCCATAATCATCCTGGCAGAGGGTGCAGGCAAGGCCCAGGACATTGCCGACGCCGTAAAGGATGCCATCGGCTTTGAAACGCGGGTAACGGTTCTGGGCCATTATCAGCGCGGTGGAGCACCGACGGTCTTCGACCGGCTGCTGGCCAGCAGGTTCGGCAAAAAGGCGGTAGAACTGCTCGTAGCAGGCCAAAACGGCATGATGGTCGGGCTTTCCTGCAACACAGTGCTGGCAGTGCCGATAGAGGATGTGATCAAGGGGGAAAAACGACCCCAGGATGAAATGCTGCGGCTGGCCGAGGTGTTGGGGATATAG
- a CDS encoding PstS family phosphate ABC transporter substrate-binding protein produces MLGNIRLIVAVVVLLGGLQTVEAADTIRINGSGSALDMLRPMISAYRKANPGVTIIMEKPLGSSGAVKALLAGVLDIVVSSKNLKPEETQQGAIAREYGRTPLLFVTNMDVKKDNFTLQELKEIYEGKMLSWPDGKPLRLVLRPEGDIDTKIIRGLAPAVDAAVTVAMKRHGMKVAITDPDLIETVAKTPGAVGATSLCTLLVLKPKLNPLALNGVKASTRNLSDGSYPAAKEIRFVTTAKSPLAATRFLDFVYSAKGRGIAEKSGVLLTAQTQAAK; encoded by the coding sequence ATGCTGGGGAACATACGGTTGATAGTGGCTGTGGTGGTGCTTTTGGGGGGCTTGCAGACTGTTGAAGCTGCCGACACCATTCGGATCAATGGCTCAGGAAGTGCTCTGGATATGCTGAGGCCGATGATTAGCGCCTACCGGAAGGCCAATCCCGGAGTGACGATCATCATGGAAAAGCCGCTGGGGAGCTCGGGGGCAGTCAAGGCGCTCCTGGCCGGCGTGCTGGATATCGTGGTCAGCAGCAAAAACCTGAAACCGGAAGAGACCCAGCAGGGTGCCATTGCCAGGGAATACGGCAGAACGCCCCTGCTGTTTGTAACCAATATGGATGTCAAAAAAGACAACTTCACCCTGCAGGAGCTGAAAGAGATCTATGAGGGGAAGATGCTTAGCTGGCCTGACGGCAAGCCGTTGCGCCTGGTGCTTAGGCCCGAGGGGGATATCGACACAAAAATAATCAGGGGGCTTGCGCCGGCTGTCGATGCTGCGGTAACAGTGGCCATGAAGAGGCACGGGATGAAGGTCGCCATTACCGATCCTGATCTCATCGAGACCGTGGCAAAGACCCCCGGCGCCGTGGGGGCGACATCGCTCTGCACCCTGCTGGTTTTAAAGCCGAAACTGAACCCGCTTGCGTTGAACGGGGTCAAGGCCAGCACCCGGAACCTGAGCGACGGCAGTTACCCTGCTGCCAAGGAGATACGCTTTGTGACAACAGCGAAGAGCCCTCTGGCGGCAACAAGGTTTCTCGACTTTGTCTACTCTGCCAAAGGGCGTGGGATCGCGGAAAAATCAGGAGTACTCTTGACTGCCCAAACTCAGGCGGCCAAATGA